The Lysobacter gummosus sequence GTACTCGTAGGATGCGGCTCGACGGGTTGGCTGAGCCGGTCGGTCCGGCCGGCTGCGATGGTTCACCGATGGCGGAATCTTATCAGTCCGGCATTCGGGGGCTGTACCCGATATGGCGGCATGTGCGGCCGGTTCAAGCCGGGCTGAACCGGCCGCGGTGCCCGGCCTGGCTGCGGTTCGGGCTTCGATCGGCGTCGATCAGCCCCGATCCTCGACGATCGGGGTCAGCCGCCCCCGCCCGCCGCGCTCGCGCCCGGCGCCGGTTCCGACTCCGGCGGCGCCAGCAGATAGGTCGCGAAACTGCCCAGCCAATGCGCGCCGGCGTAATGAGTGTCGCCGACCGCGATCAGCCCCAGTTCGCGATGCGATGCCGCGGCCGCGCGCAAGGCGCCGATGCGGCGATCGCGCGGCGGCAGGCCGCGGGCGATGCCTTCCAGCATCCAGGCGCGGCTGAGATTGAGGCCGTCCAGGTGCGCCAGCTTGCCGTCGCCCGGGTCCAGGACCAGCCCCGGGGTCAGCCAGTCGGCGCGGGCGCGGCGCGGAATCTGCGGCAGGAAGCCCTTGAGCCAGCGGGCGAATTCCGGCGCCGGCAGTACCCGCCGCATCAGGTCGGCCTCGGCCAGGCATGGCGAGAGGAAGTCCTGGCCCGAGGGTTCGTACGCCAGCGGGCAGTCGCGGTCGCCCAGGTAATAGAAGCGCGAGCGGGCGATCAGCGCCTCGCGCAGGGCGCTGTCGCCGCTGGTCCCGGTCCAGTCCAGGGCCAGGCCGAAGGCGAACGCGGTCTGGCTGTGTTCGCCGACCCGGATCGGCTTGGTCAGCTTGGGCAGCCAGCGCTGCAGCCGCTGCGATGCCTCGCGTTCCAGCGGTTCCAGCGCCTTGGCCCATTGCCGCGCCTGCGGGTCGTCCCAGCCGCGCAGTTGCGCGCCCAGTTGCAGCAGCCAGGCCAGGCCGTAGGGGCGTTCGAAACTCTCGTCGGCATGGCGCAGGTAAGCCAGTTCGCCGGCGAGGTTGCTGTCGATCAGGCTGCGCGCGAGCGCCGCGCGCGCCTGGGCCGCGAACGGCGCCTGCGGAAAGCGCTGCGCCAGCCGCGCCAGCAGCCAGTGGCCGTGGACCGAGGAATGCCAGTCGTAGCAGCCGAAAAACGCCGGATACAGTTTGCTCGGCGCGGCGACATCGCCGGCGCCTTCCAGGCGGTGGGCGATCTTGTTCGGGTACTCGCGGCCTACGCAGCTCAGCGCCAGGCCGGCGAAATGAGCGGCATGGGCTTGATCCAGCGCGACCATCTCCGGCTCGGGCAGCAGCGGCGATTTGGGCATCGGCTCCTGCGCCGATACGCCGCCCGCGCAGCACAGCAGCGCCAGCGTGGCCCACGCCCGCGCGCCGGCCCGCAGCCATCGCCGCGCACCGATCCGCCCCTTGCCGCCTGTCCCGATTCCGCTCATGCCACGCCCCCACCCGTGATCGATAGCGCAGTCTACGGGCGCCGCCGCCGGCGCGCTGCGCCGGTCCCATCCGTTATGATCGCCGTCCCTCACTTTTCATTGCGCTAAGGCGGCACGACATGACGGTGGTAAGCGTCGAACAGGCACTCGCGGGCAAGATCCCGGCGGGCGGCGAGGTCACGGTACGCGGCTGGGTGCGCACCCGGCGCGATTCCAAGGCCGGACTGAGCTTCGTCAACGTCAGCGACGGCTCCTGCTTCGCGCCGATCCAGGTGGTCGCCACCAATGCGCTGTCGAATTACGACGATGAGGTCAAGCACCTCACCGCCGGCTGCGCGGTGATCGCCACCGGCCATCTGGTCGCATCGCAAGGCCAGGGCCAGAG is a genomic window containing:
- a CDS encoding DUF2891 domain-containing protein — protein: MSGIGTGGKGRIGARRWLRAGARAWATLALLCCAGGVSAQEPMPKSPLLPEPEMVALDQAHAAHFAGLALSCVGREYPNKIAHRLEGAGDVAAPSKLYPAFFGCYDWHSSVHGHWLLARLAQRFPQAPFAAQARAALARSLIDSNLAGELAYLRHADESFERPYGLAWLLQLGAQLRGWDDPQARQWAKALEPLEREASQRLQRWLPKLTKPIRVGEHSQTAFAFGLALDWTGTSGDSALREALIARSRFYYLGDRDCPLAYEPSGQDFLSPCLAEADLMRRVLPAPEFARWLKGFLPQIPRRARADWLTPGLVLDPGDGKLAHLDGLNLSRAWMLEGIARGLPPRDRRIGALRAAAASHRELGLIAVGDTHYAGAHWLGSFATYLLAPPESEPAPGASAAGGGG